The nucleotide window CACTCTGTAACTAGGGAGAAGCTTCAGCCTTAGGACTTTATCTAAGTCAAACTCTAACACGGTTATATCTTTTAACCCTGAGTTTTAAGTTCTCCATCCCAATTACAATAACCTCTTCTCCTTCAGCAATAGGTTCATCTGATATCGCTAACCACCTCTCTCCTTCTACTAGGATATATCCCTCTTTTCCGGGCAAGATGTCATCAAGTGCTTTGCCAATTTTTCCGTTATAGGTATACAAATTCCTACCTTTAGTCTTCCAGACTACGTAAAAGACGCGGTAAGATATGAACCCCACAATTGCCAGAGAAGGAACTGCTACTATGGGGTCAGAATACTGTCCAGTAATAACAAGTAGGAGTACCACTACTACGATCAAAATTATAGGTATTGCAATATGACTTACCATAATACTTAAATTGAGAAGCGAAAATAATAACTTTGTGAAACTTTTACCGATATTTTTGATATTTATACTAATAGCACCTACTGCCGGGGTCTTGTTACTCCATGCCCAGTCCTCATCTTCTTATCCCATCGGGATGTCTTTCTTTCCCCTAACTCAAATATACTATACTAACGAGGTAGTAGGGGCTGTAAATATTAGTTCCATGTATATTGGTAGTAGTTATTTCCCTAATGGACAATATTTTACATATGGTAATGCGTCATTACAGTTAAACGTTATGGTAGACGGGCTATATTGGGCTCAGGACGTAGCACTATTTCACGAGATAAATAGTAGTAGTTTTGATATCACTTTCGTAGTTAACGTATGGGATTTAGGCGGTCCTTTTACTAATAGTAATATAACCAGCGGAGTAGTTTCAACTTACCAAGGGCTTGGCGTAATATGCTATTTAGGGCCTACATATAAGGTCTCTACACCGCTTTCTTTGGTCTTATTTATGTTAATTAATTCCTCCTATCTGGACTTCGGCTACCAATTAGGTAATAAAGTCGATATATATTACAGTGTACCCATTGGGGGACAATTTCAGATAGGTGGGCTTTCTGTAAGGGGTGTACCTAACGACCTTGAGTTTGTCTTCGGGGGACCAGGAGGAGGTAGTGTTGTGGAGATGTACGTTAACGGAAGTGAGGAACTTTATTTCGAGAATAACGGTAAGCTCCAGATAGTCCCTCAAGCGTTCTCTGTTGGTCTCGATACTGCAGAAAGCGTAATAGGTATAACCTCTTCCGCCAATTTAAGCAACATATGTATGCCTTTTACACAGTTAAGCTATGGGAGAGACGACGTAAAGGTACTATGGCCTGTTAAGCCCCAATTAGATGTAAAAAATAACGGTTCTAGTGTCCTAGTCACTTTAACCTATGACGGGAAGCCTTTACAATGGCAGAAAGTAGAACTTGAGAAGTTTTCGTTCCCTTCACTGCTCAAGACTGAGGAGGTAGGAGTTACCGGTTCAAACGGCTCGGTGATGTTTAAGTATAACTCCAGTTCCTATGTAATCTATTACCCTGGAAACTTCAGCCTATCTTCTACTTATTACGTATCTCTTCCTTATCTGTCATCAGTTACTTCGTTCCTTAAATCCGCATATGATAACCTAACATCATTTATATCCCATTACAATTTTAAGAAAACTATCTCGTCATTCTTCGGACATAAATCCAGTTCGATAGCGTATACCTCCCAAGTATCTATAAACTACACTATTTTACTCTATATTCTAGCTTTTAGTATAGGCGTTGTAATATCAGCCATACTATTAAAATTTAAGCATTGAGTGAGTATAATATAACTATGAGCTTTTCACTGATAGGTGATATTTTAGGGATAGTCTTTCTATTGATAATCGTAATAATCTTGCTCGTATTATCCTTGCGTGTGGTCGCTGAGTGGCAGAAGGCTGTAGTTTTGAGGCTAGGTAGGGTCCTTGGAGTAAAAGGGCCGGGCTTAATATTCCTTATCCCTTTTGTAGATAAGCCGTTATTAGTGGACTTGAGGATTGTGACTGTAGACGTCCCTCCGCAGACTATAGTAACTAAAGATAACGTGACTGTAACTATAGACGCAGTAGTTTATTATAAAGTGATCGACCCCCTAAAAGTTGTCACTTCCGTAACTAATTACCAAGCCGCCGTCCTCAATATCGCACAGACGTCATTGAGGGACATAATAGGGCAGATGGAATTAGACGAAATATTGAGTAAGAGGGAGGAGATCAACAAGAGGTTACAGACTATTCTTGATGAGGTCACCGAAGGTTGGGGGATTAAGGTGACCAATGTCACTGTAAGGGATATTAGGTTATCTCAAGAACTATTATCTGCGATGGCTGAACAGGCCAAAGCAGAAAGGCTGAGGAGGGCTAAAATAATTTTAAGTGAAGGAGAGAGGCAAGCTGCTTCTATATTATCAGATGCTTCTATGTCATACCAGAATAACCCAGTGGCTTTGCAATTAAGGTTTTTGGAAATGTTATCAGATATATCACAAAGGGGAAATATGGTGATCGTAGTCCCTGCGGGACAAGAACTCTATTCAACTCTCTCAGTCTTAAAGGCTAAGCCTACTAGTAGTTGATCAGGTGGACTTGGAACTATCATTGGACTCAACGGTGGTCTTCTCATCATCTCTGTAATTTTTATAATCCTTTCTTATGAAATTTAAGTATGGATGAAAGAACAGAAGTGTTATTAAAACTGAAAGAAGCCGTCGATTTATTTGTTAGTAATGACAAGTCATATCTTCTGATCCCTGAAATCAGGACTAACCTGGGATATGCGTTAAACGGGGCTGAAAAGGCTGATGAGGTTGCCGCAATACCCGGGAGGCTTACAGTTGCGTTTAACAAAGTTATATATTGCCTGCCCCCGGCCTTCGGTGCATCGGATCACATAGCTAGGGTTATAATAACGGCTTTAAGGTATGATAAGAGTAAGAGGAGTGCGATAAACCTGAAGTATTATGAAGAGATAGTAAAGAATTTACCGAGTAATGAGACTTTCGTCTTTGATAGGAAGCTAGAGCCAGAGGAAAGTAGGAAAACGGAGCACCATACTATGAATTTTATGATAGACTCAGCATATAAAGCGCTTAATAAGGTCCCGCAGTACGTAGTTGACCTGGGTGATATAGGTAAAGAACCTACGATTTACGTCATAGACGTAGATCCGGTAGTAGTAGTAGAAAAAAGTCTTAAACTATTAGATTTCATCTCTTGATCCTATCATTCATGAAAAAGTTCATCAATATCATGTTTACATTTATCTAGAATTCCCAATACTTCCTGCATTTTTTTGTCGTCAAGTTTCTTCCTGTTCTTGTAGAGTATAAAGCCTATTTCAAATAGCGAATCAATGATTTTTCTCTTCATAGGACTATCTTCTGCTAAGATACTCTTCTCCTCCTTTATCTCGTTAAACTTCTTTAAACCTTCCTCGGTTATTGAATATATTTTCTTGCCTTCTTTCTCCTCAACCGTTATAAGGCCTTGCTTGATAAGAGTCCTCAAGACCGGGTATACCGAACCTGGACTCGGCTTGTATATCCCGTTAGTCTTACTCTCAATATGCTTAATAATTTCATAAACATACATGGGCTTCTCTGTAAGGGCCGACATAACTAAGAACCTCAATGCTCCTCTTTTCATTCGTTCAATAGTAACCTTTTTCATACGTGTTACTTTATAATCTCGGTAGGTTAAAAATAATTTTAGGTATACCCTTATTCATCGTTTATTGTAAAAAAACTTTATATCAAATTATAGTGATTTATAAAATATGCAAAAAAAGGTAGTAATAGTCGGAGCTGGGAATGCAGGTACTGTAGTTAGTAATGAACTAATAAATAGGTTAGGTAATCAAGTTGAGATAACCGTAATTGAGCCCTCTGAGTACCACGTATATCAGCCAGGTATAGTGGATGTTGTATTAGGGTATGAAAGCCCTGAAAGTATAATGAGGAAAGTCGAATCACTTATTGATAGGAGGGCTAATATTGTAAAAGACAGAGCCGTTAAAGTGATCCCAGAGAAGAGGACTGTCGTCACGTCAAATGGAAAAGAAATAACCTATGATTACCTTGTTCTATCGCCTGGGGTTAAAAATAAGGCTGGGGCCTTACCTAGCTGGCATACTCTGGATGAGGCACTGAAATTAAGGGAGATGGTCACCAATTTTACGGGGAAGAAGATAGTAGTAGGGTATAGCGGTGTTATAAAGTGCCCTGCAGCACCTTTCGAGTTTGCGTTTCTGCTTAAACAAAAATTCCCCGACACTAAAGTTACTCTGATAAACCCGGTAGCCCAGCCACCTGAACTCCAGAGACCAATGGCTAATAAACTAGGAGAGAGAAGTAAGGAATTAGGGATAGAAGTACTAAGAGGCGTGAAGATCTCGTCTGTTGACCCTTCTAATAAGACCATAGTAACCGATGAGGGTAAAAAAGTCGAGTATGATTTGGCTTTGATAGACTCACCTATTCAGGTTGGAGAGGAGTTCGCTAATTTAGTTGACTCCTCCGGTTTTATTCCAGTAGACAAGAAGAATTTGAAAGTAAAGGGGTTTGACGATGTATATGCCATAGGAGACGTTACTAACATATTTTTGCCCCCAAAGACTGGTGCTATAGCCCACTATGAGGCAATTTATGTTGCCGAAAGTATTTTTAGCGATATAATGGGGTATGAAAAACCTGAATTCGATGGCAGTGCTATGTGTGCTATTTACGGTGGATATAGGAACGGCTATTTTGTGTACATGAATTATGAAAAGAGCAGTGCTCTCGGTCCATCAACTCTGTTTTACTCTGCAAAGAAGTCTTTTACCAGTCTATACTGGCTATCGTTAAAAGGTGGTATAAATCCAATCCTCCATGCAGCTTCCAAATATTTCAGCGGTGGTCCTCAACTCATCAAATCTCGTTAGTGCCCGGTATCATCATTTAGCTAAAAGATCAACATACAAGTTTTTTATTTATTATTTTTCCGTCCTATCGCCGGTTTTCATAATTAGTTTTATTCTCTAAATACATTAAAAAATTGTTAGAGGCTAACATAGTGTCGTCATTAAGCTATTTATGTTTCTATAAGTTTTTTAGTACATAGTGATATGTTAATTCGGTGTTTATACTCTTTATAAAGAAAAAGGTCATTTGATAAATTTATATACAAATGACTGCGCTACCATTATTCGCATTCAGATAAGGAGCGTTCTTCACATTTCAGGTTCTTCCCACTTCATCATCAGAAATTGCGGGTTTAGCTCATCCATCGCAAGGGGTGGAACATCTTCATCTTGTTGGCAATTTCATTCATTTTTTATTACTCTTTTTCGCCACTATTATTTAATGATATTGGAAGAGATAATAAATGAGTTACGGTTTGCCCTAAAGGGCAAAAAGATAACCAACTCTTGTGTGGGCGTAGCGTTTTCCGTAAGCCTTTTGAGTGATGGTAGTCTGGGGATTTCACACACGATATTGGACGGTGAAAATAGTCTGAGCGGTGAGATAATGGGGAGTGAAGCTGAGGACGTGGTGGGCAAACTGACTTCTAACCCCTTAGAGAGATCGGTCACTTTATCGATCTTAAATGCGGTAAGTTATCTGCCTTCATATGAAAGAGGAGACCCTCTAGACCACCTAGAAGGTAATAAGCTGTGTCTATTTGGGTATTCGCCAGTAGTTGAGACAAATAAGTTTTCCTCTATTTTGATATACGATTTTAAAAACCCAGATCCACAAAATCTGGGTAAAGTCATCATCAAGCCTTATTCTTCACTAGCCTCAGAATCGTGTAATACGGCAGTTATATTTGCTTCCGCTCTCGTAGCAGGATACACTGAGAATATATTAAAAAAGATATCTGCTGACCACTTAATTTTAAGCGGGGTTTCGTCGGTCTATGCACCTTCTACTTTAAGGAGTTACGGGTTTGAATATGTAAGTAAAATAGAGCCTTTAGATAAGTTCAGGGCATTCAGAACCGTGTGTGAAGGTGGTTCAGGTAGGCAATTAGCAAAGTATACTTATAAAATATACACAAAACTTTAAGTTATATAGAAGTCTTTATTTCTTCAAGGCTCTTGTAACAACTATTAGAGTATTTATATTCAGAATTGCTACATCCATTATCCTTCACTACTTCCACCCTAATGTCATCCTTTACTTTAACAGTACTCCTTACTAATTCATTAATTTTTAGGTAAGCTATGGCTACTCTGGATAATACCCTGATATCACTCCCAAGAGTATAGCTTACGTTCATTGCTTTCTTAGCGTCTTCAAGATATTTTTGGTCGTTAGTAATAGCCCATAGTTTAGCGAAAAATATTGACGCTTCTGAATTCGCTAAAGGCTCGTACACGGGTGCACGAGTTAGCTCGTTTTCTGGTTTACAGTCTCTAAAACCTAACTTGTCAGAGAGGTTTGAGGATGTCCAGTTATATACCTTTAAGGCTAGATCAAGGTATTTTTCGTCGAAAGAATCTTGGTAGAGTTTGACTAACGCATTTCCTACCATTGCTTGGTCGATTAACAGTCCCTTAACCTCGTTCCTGCTGCTCCTAACTACACTTCCGTCCTCTTTGATCCTATCTAGTAATTTTTTTACTGATTCATCTCTCTCTATCTCGAGGATTATATTTAAAGCCAAGTTAGAAGTATAAGTCTCATCTAGGTTAGGTTTTTTACCGGTTAGTAGAAACTCGGCTAAAGGTTCAGCGGGCTTGGTCAGGGCTAGGACTTTTCCATATTCTTTATGGATCTTTGAATAAAACTTCAGAAATTCAACCCCTCTAAAGTCTAAAGGGTTACCGTCAAGTGCGTAGGTCACTATATCATAAAAATCAGCAGGGTTTACTTCTATTGTCTCCTGTGGTGTTGGTGGTGATATCCCTACTATTTTATCTTTATCGGAGTATATATCTCTTAACCTATCTTCTATATAATCTAAGTTTTCTGACTCTATTATACCTAAGAGCCTTCCATCGGGGCTTACAATACCGATCGAGGGGATAATCCCCCTACTGAACCTGACAGAATACTGAAGATATTCTACCGCATTCAGTTTCAATAGGTAAAACTTCTGTGCTATCTGTAACTTATTTACTTTCTCAAAAAGCTCATCACATATATCGCATTTTTCAGATGTAAAGAAAATTGCTAATAACTTATTATAAAACTTAGCGTCAGCGATGATTTTTTCAGATATCATAGTTACCGTAATGCTTATTTACAGTTTAATAACTTACTCTCCCTAATGAGTAGACCACAAACTAAATGGAACTGTGGACTATGCGGAAACCCTATCTACTGGGACGAATTGTTTACTTTCCTGTCAAACAAGGCAGTAGTGCACTTCACTTGTTTGAAAGAGAGAGCCTTAAAGACTGCAAAAGTTAACCAAGATACGATGGGTGTAGTCCTCGACTCGTTGGAAGACGAATTAAATAAAATAGTAGTGTATAAGCAAAGAATGTCGAAAGTCACAGACAATGAAGAAATTAAGAAAGCTCTAGATCAAACAGAAAAAGACGCAGAAAAAAATGCCGCCATCCTGACTAGACTAGTTGAGAAACTAAGTTCGGTAGTAAGTTAATTTTTATTTATTATTTCTTTTTATTATTAATAATTAATTAAGTTAATACTTGTACAATAGAAGTGCCTAGCATCATAGAGTAATATAATACCAAAAGCGTATTAAACGATTACGAGTATAAGTTTGCAGTCAATGAAAGTCACACTAGTTTCTTATACACGAGATGGGGAAAGGGTAGTCGCTATCGCATCTAAGATGAGCAGGAGTAGGAAAGGCTGGGACTACCACGCGAAGACGATGACGGATGAAGAGGTGGAGGAGTGGGTTAGGGACGCAATTATTCATGGCTACTGGTCAGTGCTCGAACACAGCGTTTATACGTTCAGTATAGAAGGGATAAGTAGGGTAGCTTCCCACCAGCTGGTCAGGCACCGTATCGCCTCTTATACGCAGATGAGCCACCGTTTCGCAAAACCCGTAGACGAGTATTACCAACCAGTTACTCCACCTTCTGCAGAAAAGAGGGGTGCGGAGGTCGTGGAAAAAGCGTACCAAGACGCATATAGGTACTATTATGAACTCCTACAAGAAGGCGTACCGGAAGAAGACGCCAGGTACGTCCTGCCTAACGGGGTGAACACTAACGTCGTCGTTACAATGAACGCCCGGGAACTTTACAACTTCTTTGCCCTGAGGCTGTGTTCCCGGGCACAATGGGAAATCAGGCAGGTCGCGTGGAAGATGCTAGAGGAAGTTAAGAAAGTCCACCCGCGTCTGTTCCGCTATGCAGGGCCTAACTGCATAATCCACGAGAACTTCATACGTGATACACCATTGACCTTAGAGTCGTTGAACGAAAAGACAGAGTTTATATCCCAAAGGTGTATAGAAGGAGTCCCAAGAGAGGGTATTATAAAGTGTATTGAAAACTCAAAATTATCACGATAATCTCCTTTATAGAGTGAAATAATCTTTAGATTACGCTTTCGTTAATTTAAATCTCTTTTTTAGTTTATGTTATCTTTTCCTAAGAATTGATAGAAAAGTATTTTAGGTGATAAAGTTAGATTACTCTCGATGGCTTTTACGCAGGCTATTTTAGCCTTTGGGCTCCCTCTCATCTTATTTCTAGCAGCTGGGTATGGTGGATATAAGATATTATCGTTAGCAGTAGAAGGTAGGTTCAATCCCATCAAGGTTAGCAGGTTTGAAGCTGGGAATATTCCGTTTGGAGAAGGGCGTCTCTGGTTCCCATTACAATATTACGGCTATCTTTTAGTGTATACTTCAATAGAGCCTATAATTGTCCTTCTTTTCTCTATATCAGAGGCATCATATTTTACATCGTTAGTTCTGTTCAGGAATCTTTTAATAATAGTCCTTACGACCATAGCCGTGCTCTATCCAGTACTATATTACGCGATAAAGCAAGTTAATATAATACAGTATTGGTTAATTAGAAGGTGATGAGTAATGTCAGCTCCTCAGCAAGCTTCACAATCACTTCTATCTAAGCTTATACAAGACGTAATAAGTAAATTTAAGGTAACCGGTAAAGCGGAGTCCGAAACGAGAGGATTTATAGAAGTGGATAAGACTAAAATTGTAGAGGTTGCTTCGTATTTAAAGGAAGTTGGTTTTGATCACGTAAAGAGCGTCACTGGGATTGATTATCCTGAACAGAACCAGTTTGAAGTCGTCTACCACATTTCTTCCTATTCTAACCCAGACCTGGCAAAGGTAATCCTAGCCCTAAAGACGAAAACAAGTTATAAAGATCCCGTCTTTCCTTCCTTATACTCGATCTGGGAGAGCGTGTGGACTGGAGAGAGGGAGACATATGAAATGCTAGGGATAATATTTGACGGTCACCCCGAATTACGAAGGTTATTTTTAGATGAAGACTTCGAGGGTGTATACCCGTTAAGGAAGAGTTTTAAGTTAAAACAGGAGGGGATGTTTGTTGACAAGTCAGCCTGAACCAGCAGGGTTACAAGTAGATATAGTCCCTGTCCAAGGAGAATTAAACGTAGGCCCTCAACACCCTGGATCTGGGCACATGAGAATCTATGTAAAGTTAAATGGGGACATAATAGAGGATATTGATCTAGATGTAGGCTACGTTCACAGAGCTGTAGAAAAACTTAGTGAAATAAGGAATTACATGCACCTTATTCCACTCGTTGAAAGACCAGCTATATTGGACTCCATACACATGAACTTAGGCTATATTCTAGCCGTAGAAAAGATAATCGGAGTGGATGTACCAGAGAGGGCCCAATACCTGAGGTCATTAGCTGCTGAAGTGAACAGGATCGCAAGCCACTTATACGGTACTGGGATTTTGGGTATATTTTTAGGGCATTCGACCGCATTTATGTGGGGTTTTGGTGATAGGGAAGTATGGGTAGAGATACTTCAGGCCCTAACTGGAGCTAGAGTTACTAACTCTTACATAATACCGGGTGGAGTTAGAAGGGATCTAACACCTGCAATAAAGGAAATGATACAGAAAGCCTTGGCATATCAGAGGAAGAAAGTTAGAGACTGGTACAAGATATTTGTTAAGAACCCTAACATAAGGAGTAGGTTAGAGAATGTAGGAGTTATGACTAAAGAAAACGCGATAAAATGGGGAGCTGTAGGTCCTAACCTAAGGGCATCCGGTGTATATTATGACGTGAGAAAGATCGAGCCTTATGCTGCTTATAGTAAGTTAGATTTTGAAATTCCAGTCTATAAAGAAGGAGATGCATATGCTAGGCTCCTAGTCAGGTTTGAAGAGGTAGAACAGAGCATGAGGATTATAGAACAGATAATAAAAGAGATACCGGAAGGGAACATACTGAGCGATAGGTTCTTTAAACAGATCCCACCAACTAGGTTAAAGAAATGGTGGGAAGGTCAGAAGAAAGTAGTCTTCCCCGGTTATTATGCTTCTTTCAGGCCTCCTAAAGGTGAAGCCGTAAGCAGAGTAGAAGCTGCTAGGGGAGAACTTTTATATTACTTAGTCAGTGACGGTTCTCCAAAACCATATAGATTAAGGATGATAACACCTTCTTACCGTTTAATTTATGTTTTTAAACAACTAGCTAAAGGCGCTAGGTATGCTGATTTGGTCGCAATATATGGGAGTCTAGATTATTTCCCTCCGGAGGCGGATAGGTAATGTTCCCACTCACCTCTATCCCTAGTATAATAAAGTTCTATTTATTTTACCCATCATTTTTTGCTGTAATTATATTTCCAGGGTTAATTTTCACAACCTTAATTCTACTGCTAACCATTTGGTTCGAAAGAAAAGCTGCGGCTAGGATACAAATGAGAATAGGCCCTCTGTATGTATCCAAGAGGACTGGAGGTATATTACAATTAGTAGCCGATGCTCTAAGAATCGTATTTTCAGAAATAATTATTCCAAACGGAGTTAACCCTACATTGTATGTACTAGCACCGGTACTGCCAATAGCGTTTAGTTTTATACCTATGGTGCTCATACCTTTCTCTTCAATTCCCCAGTCAGGCTCAATACTCTCTATATATTATCACGACTTTTATGATCCTGAAATAGGGCAAGGTGTAATGGTCGGCTATTTTGTCCAATACAATATGATCCTTGCACTAGCCGTATTGGCTGTTATCCCTATCTTTATATTGCTCCAAGCGTGGGCTACTAATAACAGATTCGCCATCCTAGGTGCTGTAAGAGAGTCCTTATTATCTGTCTCATATGATGTGTTAATTGTTATGGCTGTAGTAGCTGTAGCACTAGAATACCACACTTTGGATATGGCAAAGGTTGTTAGCTCGGGAATACCTGGTATAATAGCAAATCCACTGGCTGCACTAGTGTTCTTCGTAGGGATGATAATGGGGACAGGGAGGTTTCCATTCGACATAGTTGAAGCGGACACAGAACTGGTCCTAGGACCCGCAACAGAGTATAGCGGTTTTCTATTTGTACTAGCAATGGGTGGGGGCTATATAGCTACTTTTGCTTACTCTTTCATATTCGCTGACCTATTTTTAGGTGGTTGGGCCCCTCTTTCGGGTTTACCCGGTGCGTTACTTACCTCTATAAAGGCAATTATTGTTTTATGGTTCTCCGTTTTTCTGAGGGGAGTTTACGGTAGGTATAGGTTAGACCAAGCCCTAAGGGGGTCTTGGAAATATTTACTCCCCGTAGCTTTTGCTTCTATTTTACTAGGTTTGGTGGTGGGTTGGTTATGGATCAGGTAAAAGAGCAAGATAATAATCCGAAAATTAAAGAATATAAGAAAGAGAACCCGTTTAGGCTTTTTGCGGATCATGTCCAAGCTGTTGGAGCAGGACTAAAGTATATGGTGTCCCCACAGCGGATCACGGTAAAGTATCCTGAAGAAGCACTATCTCTACCTACGGGCTATAGGGGAATGATAAGGCTGTATAAGGACATATGCATAGGATGTACTCTATGTGCTCTAATATGCCCTGCTGATGCCATGAAAATGGTAACAGAGGAAGGAAAGAAGTTACCTAGTATAAAC belongs to Stygiolobus caldivivus and includes:
- the nuoI gene encoding NADH-quinone oxidoreductase subunit NuoI, with protein sequence MDQVKEQDNNPKIKEYKKENPFRLFADHVQAVGAGLKYMVSPQRITVKYPEEALSLPTGYRGMIRLYKDICIGCTLCALICPADAMKMVTEEGKKLPSINYGRCVFCGFCVDVCPVDALKETRVHDATFTNRRDLVFRPDRFDQDFDSPAPVEGVVKKMKTVIDEKKGIKYVPDE